AAGATCAGGCTCAAGGCAGTCCATCCAAAAGAGATCATGGACGACTTTAGAAAGGAAGGATATAACGAATTTGTCTTTGCAGAGAGACTATTCTCTGACAGGGAAGTTATTATCAAGAATTCAGACGAGATCCCTGAGAAAGGAAACTACTTCAGCATCGTGTATGCTAAAAAGGACTAAAGAGGTCATCTGAAATGACAGATAATGTAATTACTTTTGTGGGTGCCGGACCAGGGAACCCAAAACTTATCACACTTCTTGGACGCGAGAAACTGGAAGAAGCAGATCTTGTTGTCTACGCAGGTTCACTTGTTAACCCTGAAGTCGTCAACTACTGCAAGGGAGAAAAGGTCGACAGTTATGGCCTGACCCTTGACGAGATCACAAAGAAAATGGCAGATGCCATTAAGGAAGGAAAGAAGGTCGTACGCCTGCACAGTGGGGACCCATCCCTCTACGGTAACGTCGTTGAGCAGATGGAAGAGCTGAAGAAGTACGATATTACAGTAGAACGTGTGCCCGGAGTATCTTCTGTTTTCGCAACCGCTGCAGCACTTGGCACCCAGCTTACACTCAATGGTGTTTCCGACACACTCATCATCACACGTCCTGCAGGAAAAACACTGGAAGAAGATGATCTGAAAGGTCTGTCAAAGCACAATACCACAATGGCAGTTTTCCTCGGTACCCAAAAGATCGAAGAGATCATGGAAAAAGTCGAGTATTCAGACGATACCCCGGTGGCTGTTGTATTCCACGCATCCTGGCCAGACCAGAAGATCATTTACGGCACAGTCGCGGACATTGCACAGAAGGTAAAGGATGAAGGCATCATACGCAGTGCAATGATCCTCATCGGCGGCGTAGTAGACCCTGTCGATTACAGGAGGTCACACTTATACGGAGTAGCACAAAAACCGCTGTAATAACATTTGAACGTAATCTCGATGTGGCCAACAAACTCGCAGACCACATCGATGCAGATGTTATTATTTACAAAAAAGGGATCTTTGAGGAGATCTTCAAAGACTACCAGGCATTGGTTGCAGTCTTTGCAACAGGGATAGTTGTGCGCGAGATCGCACCACTGGTAGTTGATAAATGGGAAGACCCTGCAGTAGTGGTGGTCGACTCCAACCTGAACTTCGCCATATCACTGCTCGGAGGACATCATGGTGCAAATGAGCTTGTACGCAGGATATCCGAGATGGGCGTAGTTCCCGTTATAACCACAGCTACCGAAGTACACAATCGCAACTCTGTAGAAGGTATTGCAGCAAAGCTGGGATATGACATCGTTAACAAGGAATCCACAAGAGACGTGAACTGTGCTCTGCTTGACCAGGACGTAGAAGTCCTGGAGATAAAGGGGCCAAAGATCGTTATTGTGGAAAATGATGTATCGGTGTTGAAAAAAGAGAAGGCGGACCAGTAATGTACTTTGGAATTGGTGCTCGCAGAGGCGTATCATCCGAAGAGGTCATTGATGCTGTAAAGCATGCTTTGAATGAGGTAGGAAGGGATGAAAGTGAAATAAAGATGTTCGCATCATCTACTCTTAAAGAGAACGAAACCGGCCTTATAGAAGCAATAGATAAAATGGGATTTGAGATCAAGTTCCTACCTGACGACATTTTGAACGGTTTTGAAGTGCCGTCTGACTCACAAGCAAGCCGATTTGGACTCAAGGGTGTTGCCGAGCCGGCAGCGTTAGCATTATCTGATAATAAGAAATTGATACTGGAAAAGAAAGTATATGGAAGGATCACAATTGCAATCGCAGAATGAAAATAAAAATGGGAAATTATTCATTATCGGCATTGGACCAGGCTCTGTTGAACAGCTTACTGTACGTGCCAGAGACGTTATACTGAATTCAGATTATATTGTCGGCAACGGCACATATCTCGATCAGATGGAAAGTCTCCTTGGAGAGCAGGAGATCATCCGCAGTGCAATGGGTAAAGAAGTAGACCGTGCTAAAAAGGCAGTAAACCTTGCTAAAGAGAACAAGGTCGTTTCCATGATAAGCGGTGGAGATGCAAATGTCTATGGCATGGCAGGTCTCGTTCTTGAAGTTGCAGAGCACGAAGATCTTGATGTCGATATAGAAGTACTTCCGGGAGTCACTGCCATCACTGCCGGTGCAAGTGTACTCGGTGCACCTATTGTAAATGACTTTTCAGTAATCAGCCTTAGTGATCTTCTTACCCCGTGGGAAGTTATTGAGAAACGTTTGAACGCAGCAGCATCTGCTGATTTTGTGATTTCATTATACAATCCAAAGAGCAGGCAGCGTCATTCAAATTTCTCAAGGGCTATTGAGATCATAAAGAAACACAAGGACGGATCAGTGCCTGTCGGACTTGTCAAGAACGCACTCCGTGGCGATAGCCAGGACTACATTGTCACAACCCTTGAAGATGTACTTGACTACAATGATTGGGTAGACATGAGCACAATGATAATCGTCTGTAATGCTGATTCTCGAATCTGGAAGAATGAGAAAGGCGAAAAAATAATCACACCTAGGGGGTATCAGAGAAAATATGACTACTGAAACAAACAAGAAGGACATCCCGGAACTTGAAGATCTGGTAGAGATGACAGTGAACATCGATCAGGAGCTCATTAAAGATTGTTCTGACTCGGGTGCTCGCACAGATGAAGCTAAGACGATCTACATGACAAGTCGTCGCATTGCTCACGACCTTATAGTTAAGGGAGAAAAGGAAACTCCTGAAGAACGTGTAACTCAACGTTGTGTGATCTCCACAGGAGACCCATCAGTTGCAGATATCATGTCCTACACCAACAATCCTGTAGATGCGGGAGTAGAAGCTATTAAAAATGGAGCCCCTATTTTCGTAGATATCAATATGGTCAAAGCCGGAGTTACAAAGAAAGGACATGACTGTGAAGTAATTTGTGTCCTTGATGAAGACCAGAATGCAGAAGTTGCCAAGAAATATGGCATAACAAGAACTGCTGCAGGTTTCCTTATGGCAAGGGACAGGCTTGAAGGTTCTATTGTAGCTATCGGAAATGCACCATCTGCAGCACTTGCAGTGTGCAGGATGATCGAGCACGGCATCAAACCGGCACTTATAGTAGGAACACCTGTTGGTTTCGTCAACGCCGCGGAATCAAAGGAAGAAGTCAGAAAGATGGACGTTCCATCTATCACCTGCATCGGAACACGTGGCGGAACACCAATGGCAGTTGCTTGTGTTAACGAGCTTGTTGCCATTGCAAAAGAAAAGGACGAGTGTTAATACCATACACCGATCTTTTCTTCAATCTTTTTTTATCCTCATTATTGGCAGATCAACCTGCTCTTATTACAAACGCATCAATAGCTCATTATAGAGATATTACAACCTTACAAGGACATTGCTATAAAGCATCCACAGCCCAATAAAGATCAATACTATACCTGCACCTTTTTTGAGATACGAGTCATACTTTGCAATACCATTAAGAACGGAAGACGAGAGATTCGCAGAATATGCTATCACAAGCATCGGGATCCCGAGCCCCATTGAGTAAATGAAAAGTAGAAAAGCACCATAGGCAATATCACCTTCGATCGCTACCAGGGTAAGAATCGATGCTAATATAGGGCCCACACAGGGAATCCATATGATCCCTAGCGACATCCCGAAAAGTAAACCTCCAAGCAGACCTTTTTCTTTTGCACCTATCCCGGAAAAACTACCAACCACATTGAAGACACCGAGATCAAAGAGTAGTGTGATTCCGAAAAATATGATCATAAGCCCTGCAAAGAAGCTAAGATACAGAAGATATTGCTGGAAAAGCGAGCCAAACGCAGATGTTACAACACCCATAACGGTAAATGATATTGTAAGGCCGAGTACTATTGCAATGGGTCTTAAAGGTCCTTTAGAGGTCGAATAAGCAAATATTGCAGGTAGGAGCGAAAGGACACAGGGAGAGAATATACTGATCAAACCTGCGATAAATGCTGCTAACGGCGTCACCCCTCCAAATTCCACTTCCAATCACCCAGTAAATTAATATAAAATCGATTCAAAGGAGGGTCAATCCTCGGAAACATCCTCCCTGTATTCGATCGCATGATCGAGGATCGTCTCAAAAGTTCCTTTTTCCATATACCCAAGCACTCTGGCTTTATTGCGATCCAATTCTTTCACACCATCATACCTCATGAACACATATTTCCCATCTTCAATGTCAACAATCACAGTGGTATCAGGTATAGAATACACATTGAACTTGCTGGCAAGTCCCGGGGAGAGCGAAGTGTCAATGTGCATAACTGTTGCCCTGCCTTCATAATCCTCTGCAAGCTCATCGATGACCGGATCCAGTTGCCTGCATGGGGGGCACCAGTCAGCACCTGCTTTGAGAAGAACAGGACCATTTTCAAGGGCATCATCTATTTGCTGTTGCTCTGTAACAAGGATAGCTGCCCTTTCATCCGAATCTAATGATACTGCATCATCCACAGGAGTTTTATCTGTAACACATCCTGCAATAAGGACCACACCCAGGATCAATCCAAGAAGATATATTTTGGACCTCATACCATCACCAATTAAAGTATGATATAATCTTATTTAAGCAATCATTATATTGATACATGAATAAAATAAGTAATATTTCAATTTAAAGGTTTTGCACGATTTTGGAATAAGATAACAAAACCAATATTGACAAAAATAAAACTGGAAATTATTTAAGAAAACTTAACCTTCAGATATCATTAATAACAGCCCACTTCAGGAGAACGCCTTCATCCATTTTTTCCATACTCATAAGTTCCAGTGATAAGATATCAGATTCTACAAAACCCACACCATCGACAAGAGTTGGAGCACTGGTACCCCCTATCAACAGGTTACCTACAAATGAATATATCTCATCCACAAGACCGCTTGATAGCATAGCCCAATTAAGAGTTGCACCACCCTCCACCATTAGACGCTTTATGCCCATGGAGTTCAATTCTGCCATCAGTGCACAGAGATCAACCCGCTCTTTACCTGCCCTTATGACCATTGCTTTCTCCTGAAGCATCTCAACCTTATCCACAGGAGCTGAACCTGAGACTGCGATGATACGTTTACCCTCACCTTTTATGAATATATCTGCATCAAGAGGAGTTCTTGCTTTACTATCAATTACAATACGAACCGGATTTTCATCAGATCCTTTACTCTTGCGGGTAGCCCGTCGTTCTTCAGACTTTACAGTAAGACTTGGATCATCTGCAAGAATAGTACCTATACCAACCATGATCCCATCCGAAGTTGCACGAAGATCATCCATCCGATCAAAGTCCACATCACCAGAAATGCGAACCTGCTTTCGTTCCTTTGTGGAGATCTTACCATCGGCAGACATTGCTGAATTAATGAAAGTAAATGGCTTATCCATAACAAACCAACCTATAAAAATAAAGAAAATACTCGCCAGAGACTCAATATCCCTGGCAATCTGAAAATCAATACTTAAGAAGTGCTTTTAGCAGGTAGCGATCCCTCAAAAGGCCGATGAATTTCTGGTTTGCATCTACAACAGGCATCTGATCTATCCTGTGTCTCTTCATTTTAAGTGCACATTCACTAACACCCATGTTGATTGATGCTGTGATAGGGTCTTTCACCATGACCTCTTCCACAGGAACTTCCGGGACTTTGATCCTTGAGACACTATAATAGATGCTCATTGTATCCCTCATGCTTTCCCAGGTCCACTCATCGTCATCAGAGCCTGCAGACATGTCTGACATTTCAACAGAATCCTCGATAACACTTGAGCTTATTATATCCCTGTCTGAGATGATACCTACGAGATCAAGAGATGAGTCGATAACAGGAACTGCCTTAACGTGAGCAAGTTCCATATGTCGGGCAACTACAGGGAGAGGAGTTTGAGACCAAACCGGGCCAACCCCATGGTTAAGATATTCACTGATTGGATCAGTAATATCCAGATCCACCATGCCGCCTACGACATCAGCAACTGAGATGAGACCCACAAGTTTATCGTCATCAACTACAGGGAGCCTCCTTATACCATGTTTAAGCAGAAGACGTGCTGCAATTGTGATATCCTCATCAGAACCTATTGTTACAGGGTCACGTGCCATCAACAGTGCCAGTTGTTCCTCAGTGGGATTCTTCAGTAAGTTGGATCGACTTACAATACCGACCACTTTATTGTCTTTGATAACAGGCAGTCCTGAAACCCGCTTATCTTTCAGAATGGAAAGAACCTCGTCCCTTGAACCGGGAAGAGCTACAGATGCAACATCCTTTACCATTACGTCTTTAACGAGTGTGTCCTTAGGCATGTTCTTTAAACCTCAATATTGATTTCATTCGTTTTTATCACTGCGTACAATAAGTACGGGCACTTCTGAGTTGCGAGTGATCTTTTCGGCCACACTTCCAAGGAGGAACCTGTCAATTCCAGTCTTTCCAAGTGTACCCATTACTATCAGATCAATGTCATTGTTCTTTGCAAATTCAATAATTTCATGACTGGGGTGACCTTCAAGAACAGCAGATTCTGATTCCAGACCTGCATTTGCTGCAAGCTCTTCAACTCCTTTTGCTGCATCTTTGCCTTCAGTTTCCAGAAGTTCATACATCATTTCCCATCCTGCATCCATTGGAATCGAAGCAAACGCAGCGGTATCCACTACATAAACAACATACAACTTTGCCCCACTCAATTTTGCAAATTCAATACCATAAGATATTGCCTTTTTGTTCTTTTCAGAACCATCGGTTGCGATCAATATTTTCTTGTACAATTCGCTTGTCATATTACCCCTCGCCATCATTCGTTTGCATGGATTATGGATAAAATATCATCTGGTCTGCCTCTTCTGACTATTCCGCTCACCGGGTCACTTATACCCTTCAGATTATTGGAAGTGCCATTAAGTATCATAAGATTGGCTTTGTTGCCCTTCTTAATAGAACCTGCATCATTAAATCCCAGTATTGATGCCCCATTTAGCGTGCACATCTTAAATACTTGTCTATCCTCAAGACCAAAAACCTTGGATAAGATCTCCATTTCAGAGAACATATTAACTGAATTCAACATAACATTATCAGTACCAACTGCTACAGTGACATCCAGTTCTAACATTTCGGATATAGGAGCCATACCAACATCAGTTATGAAATTGGAACGAGGACATACCACTATGGGGATATTCGCATCTGCAACTTCCATCATATCAGATGTTTTTGCCTGTGTCATGTGGATCAGGACATCAGGATCAAGAGAAAGGGCTTTTTCGATATCATCGTCTGATTTTTCTCCCGCATGGATTGTAAACATCTTGTTATTGCTTTTTGATGCCTTTCTGGACCTACGCAGAAGTTCCATATCAATATCGTTCGTCCCACTCATCCCAAGTCCGTCTGCATGTCGAAGGACCCTGCTGATATCAGACAATACTGAATCTATCGAAGAATCTGTTTCTTTCGGCCTTCCGAGAACTATGCTATCAATAAGGATATCATCAACGGCCTCTTCAAGTGCGAGAATACCAAGAACCCCGCCTTCCCTGAAATCTGCAAAAGCACAGGTACCGGTTGCTAACATATCCTATATAGTTGACCTCATGGAATTCACAAGATCAGCATAGGACGTTTTTTCAAGCAGCCTGTGTTTTAGGCCATCTGGAGGACGTACCAATGAATCAAGGTCCTTTTTTACCCTGAAGTTCTCACATGTACCAAGTACAGGGTCTTTACAAATGGAATCTCCGATATGCGTATGTGAATTAACAAAGCATGGAGCAATGATATTCTTGCTTGTTGTGGACTCTTCACCAATTTCGGTAATGAGTCCATCCTCCACGCAGATATAACCTTCAATCGAATCCAGTTCATCCCCAAAAATGATCGTACCAGAAAGTATCTGTTCACAGGACATTACAACTAGTAAATATATCCAGTAAAGTAGATATATCCTGCGGAAGCCAAGCCATATCAGCGCTTCTGGAGCGCGCATCCATTTAGCTTCGCTCAAGAGGACTTTGTATTGGCATGCATATAGGCAGTGAAGTAGAGAAATGATCAGAACATGTCCATCCTGGCGAATTAAGGAATATAATCGGAGTGTAGATTATAGAGATCGAATAAACGAACTTCGAATCGGGAAAATCATTATAGCAATTTGACTCTGCAAATTGTGATCCTGGATAAAAACATATCAGAAAAACAAAGCCAGAACTAGCAGATCAAAATTAACTAAAGAAAAAGGGTAATAAAGTGAGCACAGCAGCGACGCAGATTTCCCGAGGACTCTCGTACCTCAGTACAGTAAGCAACGTGGGCAGGCTTATCTTCTGTGTTCGGAATGGGAACAGGAGTGGCCCTGCCGCTATGGCCGCCGTACTCTAACTCATATTAATGGATGAAAGCCAAGGTCCGAATCCAGATCAGCGCTTCTGCAGCGCGCGACCTTTGAGCTTTGCTCAAGAGGTCAGGATGCTGAATCA
This genomic window from Methanococcoides sp. AM1 contains:
- a CDS encoding amidohydrolase family protein; translated protein: MLATGTCAFADFREGGVLGILALEEAVDDILIDSIVLGRPKETDSSIDSVLSDISRVLRHADGLGMSGTNDIDMELLRRSRKASKSNNKMFTIHAGEKSDDDIEKALSLDPDVLIHMTQAKTSDMMEVADANIPIVVCPRSNFITDVGMAPISEMLELDVTVAVGTDNVMLNSVNMFSEMEILSKVFGLEDRQVFKMCTLNGASILGFNDAGSIKKGNKANLMILNGTSNNLKGISDPVSGIVRRGRPDDILSIIHANE
- a CDS encoding co-chaperone YbbN; this translates as MRSKIYLLGLILGVVLIAGCVTDKTPVDDAVSLDSDERAAILVTEQQQIDDALENGPVLLKAGADWCPPCRQLDPVIDELAEDYEGRATVMHIDTSLSPGLASKFNVYSIPDTTVIVDIEDGKYVFMRYDGVKELDRNKARVLGYMEKGTFETILDHAIEYREDVSED
- a CDS encoding cobalamin biosynthesis protein CbiG; its protein translation is MANKLADHIDADVIIYKKGIFEEIFKDYQALVAVFATGIVVREIAPLVVDKWEDPAVVVVDSNLNFAISLLGGHHGANELVRRISEMGVVPVITTATEVHNRNSVEGIAAKLGYDIVNKESTRDVNCALLDQDVEVLEIKGPKIVIVENDVSVLKKEKADQ
- the cobM gene encoding precorrin-4 C(11)-methyltransferase → MTDNVITFVGAGPGNPKLITLLGREKLEEADLVVYAGSLVNPEVVNYCKGEKVDSYGLTLDEITKKMADAIKEGKKVVRLHSGDPSLYGNVVEQMEELKKYDITVERVPGVSSVFATAAALGTQLTLNGVSDTLIITRPAGKTLEEDDLKGLSKHNTTMAVFLGTQKIEEIMEKVEYSDDTPVAVVFHASWPDQKIIYGTVADIAQKVKDEGIIRSAMILIGGVVDPVDYRRSHLYGVAQKPL
- a CDS encoding 2,5-diamino-6-(ribosylamino)-4(3H)-pyrimidinone 5'-phosphate reductase, whose amino-acid sequence is MDKPFTFINSAMSADGKISTKERKQVRISGDVDFDRMDDLRATSDGIMVGIGTILADDPSLTVKSEERRATRKSKGSDENPVRIVIDSKARTPLDADIFIKGEGKRIIAVSGSAPVDKVEMLQEKAMVIRAGKERVDLCALMAELNSMGIKRLMVEGGATLNWAMLSSGLVDEIYSFVGNLLIGGTSAPTLVDGVGFVESDILSLELMSMEKMDEGVLLKWAVINDI
- a CDS encoding cytochrome c biogenesis CcdA family protein, whose protein sequence is MEFGGVTPLAAFIAGLISIFSPCVLSLLPAIFAYSTSKGPLRPIAIVLGLTISFTVMGVVTSAFGSLFQQYLLYLSFFAGLMIIFFGITLLFDLGVFNVVGSFSGIGAKEKGLLGGLLFGMSLGIIWIPCVGPILASILTLVAIEGDIAYGAFLLFIYSMGLGIPMLVIAYSANLSSSVLNGIAKYDSYLKKGAGIVLIFIGLWMLYSNVLVRL
- the cobJ gene encoding precorrin-3B C(17)-methyltransferase: MEGSQLQSQNENKNGKLFIIGIGPGSVEQLTVRARDVILNSDYIVGNGTYLDQMESLLGEQEIIRSAMGKEVDRAKKAVNLAKENKVVSMISGGDANVYGMAGLVLEVAEHEDLDVDIEVLPGVTAITAGASVLGAPIVNDFSVISLSDLLTPWEVIEKRLNAAASADFVISLYNPKSRQRHSNFSRAIEIIKKHKDGSVPVGLVKNALRGDSQDYIVTTLEDVLDYNDWVDMSTMIIVCNADSRIWKNEKGEKIITPRGYQRKYDY
- a CDS encoding cobalamin biosynthesis protein, producing the protein MYFGIGARRGVSSEEVIDAVKHALNEVGRDESEIKMFASSTLKENETGLIEAIDKMGFEIKFLPDDILNGFEVPSDSQASRFGLKGVAEPAALALSDNKKLILEKKVYGRITIAIAE
- a CDS encoding precorrin-8X methylmutase, with translation MTTETNKKDIPELEDLVEMTVNIDQELIKDCSDSGARTDEAKTIYMTSRRIAHDLIVKGEKETPEERVTQRCVISTGDPSVADIMSYTNNPVDAGVEAIKNGAPIFVDINMVKAGVTKKGHDCEVICVLDEDQNAEVAKKYGITRTAAGFLMARDRLEGSIVAIGNAPSAALAVCRMIEHGIKPALIVGTPVGFVNAAESKEEVRKMDVPSITCIGTRGGTPMAVACVNELVAIAKEKDEC
- a CDS encoding universal stress protein; amino-acid sequence: MTSELYKKILIATDGSEKNKKAISYGIEFAKLSGAKLYVVYVVDTAAFASIPMDAGWEMMYELLETEGKDAAKGVEELAANAGLESESAVLEGHPSHEIIEFAKNNDIDLIVMGTLGKTGIDRFLLGSVAEKITRNSEVPVLIVRSDKNE
- a CDS encoding CBS domain-containing protein, with amino-acid sequence MPKDTLVKDVMVKDVASVALPGSRDEVLSILKDKRVSGLPVIKDNKVVGIVSRSNLLKNPTEEQLALLMARDPVTIGSDEDITIAARLLLKHGIRRLPVVDDDKLVGLISVADVVGGMVDLDITDPISEYLNHGVGPVWSQTPLPVVARHMELAHVKAVPVIDSSLDLVGIISDRDIISSSVIEDSVEMSDMSAGSDDDEWTWESMRDTMSIYYSVSRIKVPEVPVEEVMVKDPITASINMGVSECALKMKRHRIDQMPVVDANQKFIGLLRDRYLLKALLKY